The proteins below are encoded in one region of Streptomyces marianii:
- a CDS encoding anti-sigma factor, producing the protein MIRRAGGAGLHTATGAYALHALPENERASFERHLMDCGPCAQEVRELRATAVRLGLAATVRPAPQVRARVVEQIRHVRQEPPAVLRYRTHRLRRLPRFALAAAVAVGIAGGAALWQHQEAGSARARAERAEAEAARVSGVLTASDATYSSGRTENGARATVVVSRERDQAVMLASDLPALPEGKVYQLWFDDAGIMRDAGLLGGGTGTHTVLVHGPVRDASGMGITVEPSGGSASPTSPPLMVVALPA; encoded by the coding sequence ATGATCCGTCGCGCCGGCGGCGCGGGCCTGCACACGGCGACCGGCGCCTATGCTCTGCACGCACTGCCCGAGAACGAACGCGCGAGCTTCGAACGGCACCTCATGGACTGCGGCCCCTGCGCCCAGGAGGTCCGGGAGTTGCGGGCGACGGCCGTCCGTCTCGGCCTGGCCGCGACCGTCCGGCCCGCGCCCCAGGTGAGGGCGCGGGTCGTGGAGCAGATCCGGCACGTACGGCAGGAGCCGCCGGCGGTACTGCGGTACCGGACGCACCGGCTGCGCCGACTACCCCGTTTCGCTCTCGCGGCCGCCGTCGCCGTCGGCATCGCCGGCGGTGCCGCGCTCTGGCAGCACCAGGAAGCCGGGAGCGCCCGGGCCCGCGCGGAACGCGCCGAGGCCGAGGCCGCCCGGGTCTCCGGGGTCCTGACTGCCTCGGACGCGACCTACTCCAGCGGCCGGACGGAGAACGGCGCGAGGGCGACCGTCGTCGTGTCCCGGGAACGCGACCAGGCGGTGATGCTCGCCTCGGATCTCCCGGCTCTGCCGGAAGGCAAGGTCTACCAACTCTGGTTCGACGACGCCGGCATCATGCGCGACGCGGGCCTGCTCGGCGGTGGCACCGGCACCCACACCGTCCTCGTGCACGGGCCCGTACGCGACGCTTCCGGCATGGGCATCACCGTCGAACCGTCCGGCGGTTCGGCCTCTCCGACGAGCCCGCCCCTGATGGTCGTGGCGCTCCCCGCCTGA
- a CDS encoding sigma-70 family RNA polymerase sigma factor: protein MPVPRAARPGTPAAAHGPSADALLVQVARGDQDAFGELYDLVSGAVFGTIRSVLRDPAQSEEVMQEVMIQIWRTAAGFRADKGSGTNWVLTLAHRRAVDRVRSEQASVDRDHKAALLDCTPAFDHVAEQVEARLEHQQVRRCLRFLTQLQREAVTLAYYRGLTYREVAELLALPLGTVKTRLRDGLIRLRDCMGVEA from the coding sequence ATGCCTGTCCCACGAGCTGCCCGCCCGGGCACTCCCGCCGCCGCGCACGGTCCCTCCGCCGACGCTCTCCTCGTCCAGGTCGCTCGTGGCGACCAGGATGCCTTCGGTGAGCTCTACGACCTGGTGAGCGGCGCGGTCTTCGGCACCATCCGCAGCGTCCTGCGCGATCCGGCGCAGTCGGAGGAGGTGATGCAGGAGGTCATGATCCAGATCTGGCGTACGGCTGCCGGGTTCCGGGCCGACAAAGGCAGCGGTACGAACTGGGTGCTGACGCTCGCGCACCGTCGTGCCGTGGACCGGGTCCGCTCGGAACAGGCGAGTGTCGACCGCGACCACAAGGCGGCCCTGCTCGACTGCACACCGGCCTTCGACCACGTCGCCGAGCAGGTCGAGGCACGCCTGGAGCACCAGCAGGTGCGGCGCTGTCTGCGGTTCCTCACACAGCTCCAGCGGGAGGCCGTCACCCTCGCCTACTACCGGGGGCTGACCTACCGCGAAGTCGCGGAACTCCTCGCCCTCCCCCTCGGCACCGTCAAGACGCGCCTGCGCGACGGCCTCATCCGGCTCCGCGACTGCATGGGGGTGGAGGCATGA
- a CDS encoding molybdopterin-dependent oxidoreductase, which translates to MPTVTIESASATRRVPACASGLLAGFAALAVAELAAAAVRPEAGPVTAVGGSVVDATPAEVKDWAIRQFGTHDKLVLQLGIVVVLSAFAVALGLLALRHRRAAVTGVLLVGATGAVAALGRPDSVSWTDGLPSAVGAVAGAALLRLLTVRLTVSRGGVPNSPTGGADRDRRGFLMTASAAAAASAGAGVLGRGLGSARGGDALASRAAVRLPAAGSPAASVPAGAALRIPGLKPFTTPNEDFYRVDTALVVPRVDATTWRLRIHGRGVRRPLGVSFQDLLRRELIERDITLTCVSNEVGGPYVGNARWTGVRLAELLREAGVEPPSRGGPADQLVSRSVDGMTLGTPVEEVMDGRDAILAVGMNGRPLPFDHGFPVRMVVPGLYGYVSACKWIEDIELTTFADHDPYWVKREWAPRAPVKTQSRIDTPRPFARPRAGTVMVAGVAWAQHRGIDRVEIRVDDGPWKPADLATEHTTDTWRQWSFPWKATPGSHTLSVRATDRSGRTQPERRTRTVPDGADGRHSVLVTVV; encoded by the coding sequence ATTCCCACCGTGACGATCGAGAGCGCATCAGCCACCCGCCGCGTCCCGGCCTGCGCCAGTGGCCTGCTGGCCGGATTCGCAGCGCTCGCCGTGGCGGAACTCGCAGCGGCCGCGGTCAGGCCGGAGGCGGGCCCGGTGACCGCGGTCGGCGGTTCGGTGGTCGACGCCACCCCGGCCGAGGTGAAGGACTGGGCGATCCGTCAGTTCGGGACCCACGACAAGCTGGTCCTGCAACTCGGCATCGTCGTGGTGCTGTCGGCCTTCGCCGTGGCGCTGGGCCTGCTCGCACTGCGGCACCGCCGGGCGGCCGTCACCGGGGTGCTGCTGGTCGGTGCCACCGGTGCGGTGGCCGCGCTCGGCCGACCTGACTCCGTGTCCTGGACGGACGGGCTGCCCTCCGCCGTCGGGGCCGTGGCCGGCGCCGCGCTTCTCCGTCTGCTGACCGTCCGGCTGACGGTGAGCCGGGGCGGCGTGCCGAACAGCCCCACCGGCGGGGCGGACCGGGACCGACGCGGATTTCTGATGACCGCCTCCGCCGCGGCCGCCGCCTCGGCAGGGGCGGGTGTGCTGGGACGCGGTCTCGGCTCCGCCCGCGGCGGTGACGCCCTCGCGTCGCGGGCCGCGGTCAGGCTGCCTGCGGCGGGTTCACCGGCCGCGTCCGTACCCGCCGGTGCCGCTCTGCGGATCCCTGGCCTGAAGCCGTTCACCACCCCGAACGAGGACTTCTACCGGGTCGACACCGCCCTGGTGGTGCCGAGGGTGGACGCCACCACCTGGCGGCTGCGCATCCACGGCAGGGGCGTACGTCGCCCGCTCGGCGTCTCCTTCCAGGATCTGCTGCGGCGTGAACTGATCGAGCGGGACATCACCTTGACCTGCGTCTCCAACGAGGTCGGCGGCCCCTACGTCGGAAACGCCCGCTGGACCGGCGTACGCCTGGCCGAACTCCTCCGGGAGGCAGGCGTGGAGCCCCCTTCCCGCGGCGGCCCCGCCGACCAGCTCGTCTCCCGTTCCGTCGACGGCATGACGCTGGGTACCCCCGTCGAGGAGGTGATGGACGGCCGTGACGCGATCCTCGCGGTCGGCATGAACGGGCGGCCCCTCCCGTTCGACCACGGTTTCCCGGTCCGCATGGTCGTGCCCGGCCTGTACGGCTACGTGTCCGCGTGCAAGTGGATCGAGGACATCGAACTCACCACCTTCGCCGACCACGACCCCTACTGGGTGAAGCGCGAATGGGCCCCCAGGGCACCGGTCAAGACCCAGTCCCGTATCGACACCCCCAGGCCCTTCGCCCGGCCGAGAGCCGGGACCGTCATGGTCGCCGGGGTCGCCTGGGCCCAGCACCGGGGCATCGACCGGGTGGAGATCCGCGTCGACGACGGCCCCTGGAAGCCCGCCGACCTCGCCACCGAACACACCACCGACACCTGGCGCCAGTGGTCCTTCCCCTGGAAGGCCACTCCCGGAAGTCACACCCTGAGCGTCCGCGCGACCGACCGCAGTGGACGGACACAGCCGGAGAGACGGACCCGGACGGTACCCGACGGCGCCGACGGACGGCACTCCGTGCTCGTCACCGTCGTATAG
- a CDS encoding fasciclin domain-containing protein has translation MYALRFRRTAMAVTAAAVLPLTLSACGGDSGPDTAADKSASSAPAEEQPTPAGAEAAPAGGPFGPACASVPREGAGSFDGMAQDPVATAASNNPALSTLVAAVKKAGLVDTLNNAENITVFAPTDDAFAKIPKADLDKVLADKQMLTDVLTYHVVGRKLTAQQLGSGTYETLQKSTLTTSGSGENYTINDNSKVVCGNVPTANATVHIVDTVLMPDS, from the coding sequence ATGTACGCCCTGCGTTTCCGCCGCACCGCCATGGCCGTCACCGCGGCCGCCGTTCTGCCGCTCACGCTGAGCGCCTGCGGCGGCGACAGCGGCCCCGACACGGCCGCGGACAAGTCCGCCTCCTCGGCCCCGGCCGAGGAGCAGCCGACGCCGGCAGGGGCCGAGGCGGCACCCGCAGGCGGCCCCTTCGGCCCGGCCTGCGCCTCGGTGCCGAGGGAAGGTGCCGGTTCCTTCGACGGTATGGCGCAGGACCCCGTCGCCACGGCCGCCTCCAACAACCCCGCGCTGTCCACCCTGGTCGCCGCGGTGAAGAAGGCCGGTCTGGTCGACACCCTCAACAACGCCGAGAACATCACCGTCTTCGCCCCCACCGACGACGCCTTCGCCAAGATCCCCAAGGCCGACCTCGACAAGGTCCTCGCCGACAAGCAGATGCTCACCGACGTCCTCACCTACCACGTCGTCGGCCGGAAGCTCACCGCGCAGCAGCTTGGGAGCGGCACCTACGAGACCCTGCAGAAGTCCACGCTCACCACCAGCGGATCCGGTGAGAACTACACGATCAACGACAACTCCAAGGTGGTCTGCGGCAACGTTCCCACGGCCAACGCCACCGTCCACATCGTGGACACCGTGCTCATGCCCGACTCCTGA
- a CDS encoding universal stress protein, which yields MAIPLVVGVDGSEASLEAVDWAADEAVRHDVPLLLVHAAAPDHGAADPIGVAADRARKHAPSARLSGEVVHEDPATALLGKGRNAFALVVGRRGLGDLAGLLLGSVSLAVAARADCPVVVVRGRPEHRGVRFRSVVVGVEDGEGSGTAVEFAMREAHVRRCRLVAVHAWSVPFGGLADPPPPAGYGVRTPRRPPAQVLDDALNGPVERYANASVSRRVVEGPARQALLEAASEADLLVVGARRRRGHLGLQLGLINHALLHHAPCPIAVVPQV from the coding sequence GTGGCGATCCCGCTGGTGGTGGGCGTCGACGGGTCCGAGGCGAGCCTGGAGGCGGTGGACTGGGCCGCCGATGAGGCAGTCCGGCACGACGTACCGCTCCTCCTCGTGCACGCTGCCGCGCCGGATCACGGGGCGGCCGATCCGATCGGCGTCGCCGCGGACCGGGCCAGGAAACACGCACCCTCGGCCCGGCTGTCGGGCGAGGTGGTGCACGAGGACCCCGCAACGGCCCTGCTGGGCAAGGGGCGCAACGCCTTCGCCCTGGTCGTCGGACGCAGAGGGCTCGGAGACCTCGCGGGGCTTCTCCTCGGGTCGGTCAGCCTTGCCGTGGCGGCGCGCGCCGATTGCCCGGTCGTCGTCGTGCGCGGCCGGCCGGAGCACCGCGGCGTCCGGTTCCGCAGCGTCGTCGTCGGCGTCGAGGACGGCGAGGGAAGCGGCACCGCGGTGGAGTTCGCGATGCGCGAAGCCCATGTGCGGCGCTGCCGGCTGGTCGCGGTGCACGCCTGGAGCGTTCCGTTCGGGGGCCTCGCAGATCCGCCGCCCCCGGCCGGGTACGGGGTCCGGACCCCGCGCCGCCCGCCCGCGCAGGTGCTCGACGACGCGCTGAACGGTCCCGTGGAGCGGTACGCGAACGCCTCGGTGAGCCGTCGGGTGGTCGAAGGCCCGGCGCGTCAGGCGCTCCTGGAGGCCGCGTCCGAGGCCGACCTGCTCGTGGTCGGTGCCCGCAGGCGACGTGGGCACCTCGGGCTCCAGCTGGGCCTGATCAACCATGCGCTGCTGCATCACGCGCCGTGCCCGATCGCCGTCGTCCCGCAGGTGTGA
- a CDS encoding CBS domain-containing protein, with product MHHRTVAELMTRQVVRARRDLPFKEIVKLLAENDVTAVPVVDEQDRPMGVVSEGDLLRKSADQADPSGRTAVPQPEAWERAKAEGVRAEELMSAPAVCARPEWNVVEAARLMEVHGIKRLPVVDETDKLRGIVSRGDLLRIFLRRDDAIREEITREVLQQTLGLAPSEVSVDVREGQVALDGSVEFRSLVPIIERLCRSVDGVVSVSTHLTYRTDDAGGTGAGQ from the coding sequence ATGCACCACCGAACGGTCGCGGAGCTCATGACCCGGCAGGTCGTCCGGGCGCGGCGTGATCTGCCGTTCAAGGAGATCGTCAAGCTGCTGGCCGAGAACGACGTCACCGCCGTACCGGTGGTGGACGAGCAGGACCGCCCGATGGGTGTGGTGTCCGAGGGGGACCTGCTGCGCAAGTCCGCGGACCAGGCCGACCCGTCCGGCAGGACGGCGGTTCCGCAACCGGAGGCGTGGGAGAGGGCCAAGGCCGAGGGAGTCAGGGCCGAGGAGCTGATGTCGGCTCCCGCGGTGTGCGCGCGCCCGGAGTGGAACGTCGTCGAGGCGGCCCGTCTCATGGAGGTCCACGGCATCAAGCGGCTGCCCGTGGTGGACGAGACGGACAAGCTGCGGGGCATCGTCAGCCGCGGTGATCTGCTGCGGATCTTCCTACGTCGCGACGACGCCATCCGTGAGGAGATCACCCGGGAGGTGCTGCAGCAGACCTTGGGGCTCGCTCCCTCGGAGGTGTCGGTCGACGTGAGAGAGGGCCAGGTCGCCCTGGACGGATCCGTCGAGTTCCGCAGCCTGGTCCCCATCATCGAACGTCTGTGCAGGAGTGTGGACGGGGTCGTCTCGGTCTCCACGCACCTCACGTACCGGACCGACGACGCCGGAGGAACCGGCGCAGGCCAGTGA